The Leptolyngbya iicbica LK region GGTCAAAGCGTCATATCGGCGACTGGCGCGGCGTTATCATCCGGATATGAATCCGGGCGATCGCGAGGCTGAGGATAAGTTTATCCGCATCACCAAGGCGTATCAGGCGCTGGCCGACGCGATGCCCACCGTGACCACGGCAACGGTCGCGGCGACGGTCACCACGTCACAGACCACCGCGTCACCATCGCGGCCCAAAGTCACGATTCACAAGACTGCCGCGTCGAAGGTGACGGTGCAGGTAAATCCCAATCTCACCCCCGAAGATCAGGCATTGAAACAAAAGGGCTTTGACCAACTGCAACTCTTGTTTCAAGCGCAAAAGTTTCCCCGAGCGATCGCGC contains the following coding sequences:
- a CDS encoding DnaJ domain-containing protein, with the protein product MRRQLVDELRVLGLRSDASFAEVKASYRRLARRYHPDMNPGDREAEDKFIRITKAYQALADAMPTVTTATVAATVTTSQTTASPSRPKVTIHKTAASKVTVQVNPNLTPEDQALKQKGFDQLQLLFQAQKFPRAIALVDGLAQRLTDDPEVTQWQAISYQRWGRYLVRHGHHDKARRALKKALRLDPHNKVLWQEVNRDFQRMEHASQQRTTAAK